From one Dermacentor variabilis isolate Ectoservices chromosome 3, ASM5094787v1, whole genome shotgun sequence genomic stretch:
- the LOC142573922 gene encoding uncharacterized protein LOC142573922, with protein sequence MVSCSRVCLFVWRRFLLQTLWRHYASLAVELAFVVGTLMYMLYSDRVDQAQVKKLNRSYLAVAELRRMNAEHLRPRFPPGLTVIYGPGDEYTDQVVATIFSLIGRVPTNYEEPPPDAKPEDEEEEVTPSDYVQRLDSVASVPGSCRNASSRLLRRSAFVHTVGRTMCVQFETASTPKGLRYSIVMLVPPEIVIPEGILYSAHDLFADPSITAGSDVVAMVSGECSRVRYSDERS encoded by the exons ATGGTGTCGTGCTCCAGGGTGTGCCTGTTCGTCTGGAGAAGGTTCCTACTGCAGACCTTGTGGCGCCACTATGCTTCTCTAGCCGTCGAGCTGGCGTTCGTGGTGGGCACGCTCATGTACATGCTCTACAGCGACCGCGTGGATCAGGCGCAGGTGAAGAAGCTCAACCGGTCCTACTTGGCCGTCGCCGAGCTGCGGCGCATGAACGCGGAGCACCTTCGCCCGAGGTTTCCGCCTGGGCTCACTGTCATCTATGGCCCCGGAGACGAGTACACAGACCAGGTGGTCGCCACGATCTTCAGCCTCATCG GACGGGTGCCAACCAACTACGAAGAACCACCGCCTGACGCGAAGCCAGAAGACGAGGAGGAGGAAGTTACGCCGAGCGACTACGTCCAGCGACTCGACAGCGTCGCCTCGGTGCCCGGcagctgccgcaacgcctccagCAGACTGCTTCGCCGCAGCGCCTTCGTGCACACGGTGGGGCGCACGATGTGCGTCCAGTTCGAAACTGCCTCCACGCCCAAGGGCCTTCGCTACAGCATCGTCATGCTCGTCCCTCCGGAGATCGTGATCCCGGAGGGAATACTGTACAGCGCACACGACCTGTTCGCCGACCCTTCGATAACTGCCGGAAGTGACGTCGTCGCAATGGTCTCCGGTGAGTGTTCGCGAGTCCGGTATAGCGACGAACGGAGCTAG